One genomic segment of Clavelina lepadiformis chromosome 3, kaClaLepa1.1, whole genome shotgun sequence includes these proteins:
- the LOC143450351 gene encoding 3 beta-hydroxysteroid dehydrogenase type 7-like encodes MTKKRYLVTGAAGRLGRKFVEIVCQKNIDNVTDLRLLDLNFSAAVKREQTEMCTEAKINVEWITGSITDQSILRSALQDVDVVVHMASIIDFRDELPRSKLWKVNVQGTKNLIDVCCQCNVSHFVYTSSMETVGPNVYRDPMYNGNEDTHYRVKHVMFYGETKHEAENLVLAANGRKLEDGKRLTTCALRPGEIYGGLDYQILIETARDNFKSKTLPSPSDPSHLFSRIYIDNAAWCHVLAAKQIQMIASTIGGNAYYIGDDTPKLAFARLNQIFLEPFGFKMHQREPILPFWIMYTFLLILFYVKGFLRVLGFSTQVKICPGALKVVCTCFTFSHGKFQEHFGYKPLKSWEETLEETRKHMGIILKEIESHS; translated from the exons atgacaaaaaagcgATACTTGGTGACGGGGGCAGCTGGAAGACttggaagaaaatttgttgagATAGTTTGTCAGAAAAATATCGATAACGTCACCGATTTGAGGTTGTTGGATCTAAATTTCAGCGCAGCAGTCAAGCGTGAACAGACAGAGATGTGCACAG AAGCCAAGATAAACGTTGAATGGATAACTGGAAGCATTACAGATCAAAGCATTTTGCGTTCAGCCTTGCAAGATGTCGATGTTGTCGTTCACATGGCGTCCATCATTGACTTTCGGGATGAGCTTCCACGAAGCAAGCTGTGGAAGGTGAACGTCCAAG GTACAAAGAATCTTATCGATGTGTGTTGTCAATGCAACGTGTCTCATTTCGTCTACACCAGTTCGATGGAGACCGTGGGCCCAAACGTTTATCGCGACCCCATGTACAATGGAAACGAGGACACACACTACAGGGTGAAGCACGTGATGTTTTATGGCGAGACTAAACACGAGGCAGAGAATCTTGTTCTCGCTGCAAATGGAAGAAAACTTGAAGACGGAAAG AGACTCACTACATGCGCCTTGCGTCCTGGTGAAATTTACGGGGGATTGGATTACCAGATTTTGATTGAAACCGCCAGAGACAACTTCAAAAGTAAAACCCTTCCTTCTCCGAGTGATCCGTCACATCTCTTTTCCCGGATCTACATCGACAATGCTGCCTGGTGTCACGTACTGGCCGCTAAGCAAATTCAG ATGATCGCGTCAACAATAGGCGGCAACGCTTATTACATTGGAGACGACACACCGAAATTGGCGTTTGCGCGCTTAAACCAAATATTCCTGGAGCCGTTCGGTTTCAAGATGCATCAGAGAGAACCAATATTGCCATTCTGGATTATGTACACTTTTCTTCTTATTCTTTTCTATGTGAAAGGCTTTCTTCGGGTTTTAGGATTCAGCACACAA GTTAAAATTTGTCCTGGTGCTCTCAAGGTTGTTTGtacttgttttactttttcccACGGGAAGTTTCAAGAACATTTCGGCTACAAACCTCTTAAGTCGTGGGAAGAAACTTTGGAAGAAACCCGGAAGCACATGggaataattttaaaagaaattgaaagCCACTCTTAA
- the LOC143450759 gene encoding 3 beta-hydroxysteroid dehydrogenase type 7-like, with protein MAKKRYLVTGAAGRLGMKFVEIVCQKNIDDVTDLRLLDLNFSEAVKRKQKEACTEANINVEWIVGSVTDRKILRSALQDVDVVVHMASIIDFRDELPRSKLWKVNVQGTKNLIDVCCQCNVSHFVYTSSMETVGPNVYRDPMYNGNEDTHYRVKHVMFYGETKHEAENLVLAANGRKLEDGKRLTTCALRPGEIYGGLDYHILIETARDNLKSKTIPSPSDPSHLFSRIYIDNAAWCHVLAAKKIQMIASTIGGNAYYIGDDTPKLAFARLNQIFLEPYGFKMHHKEPILPFWIMYTFLVILFYVKGFLRVLGFSTKVRICPGALKVVCTCFTFSHGKFQEHFGYKPLKSWEETLEETRKHMGIILKEIESHS; from the exons atggcaaaaaaGCGATACTTGGTGACGGGGGCAGCTGGTAGACTTGGAATGAAATTTGTTGAGATAGTTTGTCAGAAAAATATCGATGACGTCACCGATTTAAGGTTGTTGGATCTAAATTTTAGCGAAGCAGTCAAGCGTAAACAAAAAGAGGCGTGCACAG AAGCCAACATCAACGTGGAATGGATTGTAGGAAGCGTTACAGATCGCAAGATTTTGCGTTCAGCCTTGCAAGATGTCGATGTTGTCGTTCACATGGCGTCCATCATTGACTTTCGGGATGAGCTTCCACGAAGCAAGCTGTGGAAGGTGAACGTCCAAG GTACAAAGAATCTTATCGATGTGTGTTGTCAATGCAACGTGTCTCATTTCGTCTACACCAGTTCGATGGAGACCGTGGGCCCAAACGTTTATCGCGACCCCATGTACAATGGAAACGAGGACACACACTACAGGGTGAAGCACGTGATGTTTTATGGCGAGACTAAACACGAGGCAGAGAACCTTGTGCTCGCTGCAAATGGAAGAAAACTTGAAGACGGAAAG AGACTCACTACATGCGCCTTGCGTCCTGGTGAAATTTACGGGGGATTGGATTACCACATTTTGATTGAAACCGCCAGAGACAACCTTAAAAGTAAAACCATTCCTTCTCCGAGTGATCCGTCACATCTCTTTTCCCGGATCTACATCGATAATGCTGCCTGGTGTCACGTACTGGCCGCTAAGAAAATTCAG ATGATCGCGTCAACAATAGGTGGCAACGCTTATTACATTGGAGACGACACACCGAAATTGGCGTTTGCGCGCTTAAACCAAATATTCCTGGAACCGTACGGTTTCAAGATGCATCACAAAGAACCAATATTGCCATTCTGGATTATGTACACTTTTCTTGTTATTCTTTTCTATGTGAAAGGCTTTCTTCGGGTTTTAGGATTCAGCACAAAA GTTAGAATTTGTCCTGGTGCTCTCAAGGTTGTTTGtacttgttttactttttcccACGGGAAGTTTCAAGAACATTTCGGCTACAAACCTCTTAAGTCGTGGGAAGAAACTTTGGAAGAAACCCGGAAGCATATGggaataattttaaaagaaattgaaagCCACtcttaa